A genomic segment from Oryctolagus cuniculus chromosome 16 unlocalized genomic scaffold, mOryCun1.1 SUPER_16_unloc_1, whole genome shotgun sequence encodes:
- the LOC100347629 gene encoding vomeronasal type-2 receptor 116-like, whose translation MGCMGCQIDWKKGKNVTLKTIKKKQKHKGHGTVRTVTKTVSNDSFFNFFAPPEVPESRDLDDDAEAILAADFEIGHFLRERIIPRSVLYFTGEAIEDDDFISDSLLKEPESNMIQLSFLSRPMDKMETNRWLWKNYQYVLAFRFAIQEINKDLQLLPNLTLGFQLYNSVTSGQFTLRSTLHWLTGKHHLIPNYTCQTQGKTVAIIAGTTSAFSAEIGTMLELYKTPQITYGPFDPMLSERDKFPSLYQMATSDSSLAYGMLSLLLHFGWIWVAIFVSNDMKGEQFLQDIEAEMVKKGVCLAYSVKLPDTKSRYEETEISFLEGIRIASANVHILYGDVRGLYTVEFLSKYYLTLGKVWIMATKWEIVVKETDHMLHSFHGGFSFSHHKEEIPGLNHFVKTVDPSHYPEDFFLSQLWLHAFHCLPPGSLCGTIGVCPPNASFEFFPGRIDMLTISDSSYFIYNAVYAVAHALHKMLSEQIEKSSPGDTSQPSILPWQTPQSLCSQRCGPGFRKMPQEGKHVCCYTCVVCPERDISNHTDAEQCIPCADHEYPNMERNCCLPKLVTFLAFEEFLGMALACMALCFSVLTAAVLWVFVKHRDTPIVKANNRTLSYILLIALLLCFLCSLLFLGRPNTATCLLQQITFGLVFTVAVSAVLAKTITVILAFKALKPGRTIRRLLVSGTSNFIIPICSMIQLVLCGIWLGTSPPFIEVDKHSEHDYIILVCNKGSVTAFYCVLGYLGSLALASFIVAFLARNLPDTFNEAKFLTFSMLVFCSVWVTFLPVYHSTKGKVMVAVEVFSILASSAGLLGCIFAPKCYVILIKPDKNSLKALRNQCTCRRP comes from the exons ATGGGTTGTATGGGGTGCCAGATAgattggaaaaaaggaaagaatgtcaCTTTGAAAACCATTAAGAAGAAGCAGAAACACAAGGGACATGGGACAGTTCGTACTGTGACTAAAACAGTTTCCAATgactctttctttaatttttttgcccCTCCTGAAGTTCCTGAGAGCAGAGATTTGGATGATGATGCTGAAGCTATCCTTGCTGCAGACTTTGAAATTGGTCACTTTTTACGTGAACGTATAATCCCAAGATCAGTGTTATACTTTACTGGAGAAGCTATTGAAgatgatgattttatttctgattcacttTTAAAAG AACCAGAATCAAACATGATCCAGTTATCTTTTTTATCCAGGCCAATGGATAAAATGGAGACAAACAG gtggctgtggaagaactaccaataCGTGCTGGCCTTCCGCTTTGCtatccaggagatcaataaggacCTCCAGCTCCTCCCCAACCTGACCCTGGGTTTCCAACTCTACAATTCTGTTACCAGTGGCCAGTTCACCCTGAGGAGCACTCTGCACTGGCTGACTGGAAAGCACCATCTCATCCCTAACTACACCTGCCAGACACAAGGCAAGACGGTTGCCATAATTGCTGGAACCACATCAGCATTTTCGGCTGAAATTGGGACAATGTTGGAGCTatacaaaaccccacag atcACATACGGTCCTTTTGATCCCATGCTAAGTGAGAGAGACAAGTTTCCATCACTCTATCAGATGGCCACTAGTGACAGCTCTCTGGCCTATGGAATGCTCTCCTTGCTGCTACATTTTGGCTGGATTTGGGTGGCGATCTTTGTATCTAATGACATGAAAGGAGAGCAGTTCCTCCAGGATATTGAAGCTGAGATGGTAAAGAAAGGTGTCTGCTTGGCCTATTCAGTAAAGCTCCCTGACACTAAGTCAAGGtatgaagaaactgaaatctCTTTCCTAGAGGGGATCCGAATTGCATCAGCAAATGTGCATATTCTATATGGTGATGTGAGGGGCCTCTATACCGTGGAATTTCTAAGCAAATACTATTTAaccctggggaaggtgtggatcatGGCTACAAAGTGGGAGATAGTTGTGAAGGAGACAGACCACATGCTGCACTCTTTtcatggaggcttctcattttcacaccacaaggaagaaatccctggcctcaaccattttgtcaagacagtggacccttcccactacccagaagatttcttcctcagtcAACTATGGCTTCATGCTTTTCACTGCTTACCTCCTGGGTCACTTTGTGGAACAATTGGAGTCTGCCCACCAAATGCTTCCTTTGAGTTTTTCCCAGGACGCATTGACATGCtgaccatatctgactccagctatttcatctacaatgctgtgtatgcagtggcccatgccctccataagaTGCTTTCAGAACAAATAGAAAAGAGTTCTCCAGGAGACACATCTCAACCTAGTATTCTTCCATGGCAG ACTCCTCAGTCTTTGTGTAGCCAAAGGTGTggtccaggattcaggaaaatgccacaggAAGGAAAACATGTCTGCTGCTATACTTGCGTTGTTTGTCCAGAGAGAGACATTTCCAATCATACAG ATGCAGAGCAGTGCATCCCATGTGCAgatcacgagtacccaaacatggagagaaactgctgcctccccaagctgGTGACCTTCTTAGCCTTTGAAGAATTCCTGGGGATGGCCCtggcctgcatggctctgtgtttctctgtcctaACAGCTGCcgtcctctgggtctttgtgaagcaccgagacactcccatcgtcaaggccaataacaggaccctcagctacatcctgctcatcgccctcctcctgtgcttcctctgctccttactcttccttgGCCGTCCCAACACAGCCACTTGCCTCCTCCAGCAAATAACATTTGGTcttgtgttcacagtggctgtttccgctgtgctggccaagaccatcactgtgattctgGCCTTCAAAGCTCTGAAACCTGGAAGAACGATAAGGCGGTTATTGGTATCAGGCACTTCTAACTTcatcattcccatctgctccatgATCCAACTGGTTCTCTGTGGCATCTGGTTGGGAAcctctcctccctttattgagGTAGATAAACATTCTGAGCACGActacatcatcctggtgtgcaataagggctcagtcactgccttctactgtgtcctgggctacctgggttccttggccctggccagcttcattgtggctttcctagccaggaatctgcctgacacattcaatgaagccaagtttctgaccttcagcatgctggtgttctgcagtgtctgggtgaccttcctgcctgtctaccacagcaccaaggggaaggtcatggtggccgtgGAAG